A single window of Hirundo rustica isolate bHirRus1 chromosome 16, bHirRus1.pri.v3, whole genome shotgun sequence DNA harbors:
- the NPEPL1 gene encoding probable aminopeptidase NPEPL1 — translation MANVQLEFQANAGEGDPQSRPLLVLGQLHNLHRLPWAQLRGKLQPRVTEEIWQSALSTLNPNPTDSCPLYLNYATVAALPSRVSRHNSPSAAQFITRLVRNCLPGGVNRCIVMVCERSEVFASACALARAFPLFTHRSSASRRTEKKTVTVEFFLVGQNNGPMEVATLKCLASATEGVRLAARIVDTPCNEMNTDNFLEEIKKVGKDLGITPTIIRDEELKERGFGGIYGVGKAALHPPALAVLSHTPDGATQTIAWVGKGIVYDTGGLSIKGKTTMPGMKRDCGGAAAILGAFKATVKQGFKDNLHAVFCLAENAVGPRATRPDDIHVLYSGKTVEINNTDAEGRLILADGVAYACKDLGADIILDMATLTGAQGIATGKYHAAVLTNNEEWEKACVKAGRNCGDLVHPLVYCPELHFSEFTSAVADMKNSVADRDNTPSSCAGLFIASHIGFDWPGVWVHIDIAAPVHAGERATGYGVALLLSLFGGASEDPLLNLVSPLGCNGDSPPEEMERDSKRRRLV, via the exons ATCTGGCAGTCTGCTCTGAGCACGCTGAATCCCAACCCCACGGACAGCTGTCCCCTGTACCTGAACTATGCCACGGTGGCCGCGCTGCCGTCCCGGGTCAGCCGGCACAACAGCCCGTCCGCGGCGCAGTTCATCACCCGCCTGGTCAGGAACTGCCTGCCGGGAGGGGTCAACAGATGCATTGTT ATGGTGTGTGAGCGCTCCGAAGTGTTCGCCTCCGCGTGCGCCCTGGCCAGGGCCTTCCCCCTGTTCACACATCGCTCCAGCGCCTCCAGACgcacagagaagaaaactgtgACGGTGGAATTCTTCCTGGTTGGCCAAAACAACGGACCCATGGAAGTGGCAACGCTCAAA TGCCTGGCCAGTGCCACCGAAGGCGTCCGGCTGGCCGCGCGCATCGTGGACACCCCCTGCAACGAGATGAACACTGACAACTTCCTGGAG GAAATCAAAAAAGTTGGCAAGGATCTTGGGATTACTCCTACCATCATCCGGGATGAGGAGCTGAAAGAGAGAGGCTTTGGAG gTATCTATGGAGTTGGGAAGGCAGCTCTGcatcctccagccctggcagttCTCAGTCACACTCCAGATGGTGCCACACAGACCATTGCCTGGGTGGGCAAAGGAATTGTGTACGACACTGGGGGACTCAGCATCAAGGGAAAG ACTACTATGCCTGGAATGAAACGAGACTGTGGTGGAGCAGCTGCTATTTTGGGTGCCTTCAAAGCCACTGTAAAGCAA GGGTTTAAGGACAatcttcatgctgttttttgtCTGGCTGAGAACGCAGTGGGACCACGTGCAACGAGACCTGATGACATTCATGTTCTTTACTCTGGAAA AACTGTGGAAATCAATAACACCGATGCAGAAGGTCGCCTGATCCTGGCTGATGGAGTCGCTTACGCCTGCAAGGACCTTGGAGCTGATATCATTCTGGATATGGCCACTCTTACTGGAGCTCAG GGAATTGCTACAGGAAAATACCATGCTGCTGTCCTTACCAATAATGAAGAGTGGGAAAAGGCTTGTGTTAAAGCTGGCAGGAACTGTGGAGACTTGGTCCATCCTCTGGTGTACTGCCCTGAGCTCCACTTCAGTGAATTTACCTCTGCTGTAGCTGACATGAAGAACTCTGTAGCA GACCGAGACAATACCCCaagctcctgtgctgggctcttCATTGCCTCTCACATCGGCTTCGACTGGCCTGGGGTGTGGGTGCACATCGACATCGCTGCTCCCGTGCACGCC GGTGAGCGAGCTACTGGCTATGGCGTGGCTTTGCTGCTGTCCCTGTTTGGAGGGGCCTCTGAAGACCCTTTGCTAAACCTGGTGTCTCCCCTGGGGTGCAATGGGGACTCTCCCCCTgaagagatggagagggactcCAAGAGGCGGCGCCTGGTTTGA